A genomic window from Lycium barbarum isolate Lr01 chromosome 4, ASM1917538v2, whole genome shotgun sequence includes:
- the LOC132637380 gene encoding uncharacterized protein LOC132637380, with protein MIRQILEARVSLTQIHVNTTATQSIIKQIYLQLMGDRPRVEWKCVMFHNAVKPKARFTMWLQLQNRLMTMDRLDKWGMQVDLQCVLCSKHNETRDHLFLHCEYSLFVWHKIKHWLQLNMFINTNWEQHLRWVVASSKGKTQAAQIFRLAYAETIYALWIERNQRVFDKKTRPWSIVAKEIAYMCNVRAPVCIRQYVSQLMF; from the coding sequence ATGATAAGGCAAATATTGGAAGCTAGAGTTTCTTTAACTCAAATCCACGTCAACACAACAGCAACACAAAGTATTATTAAGCAAATTTATTTGCAGTTGATGGGAGATAGGCCAAGGGTTGAATGGAAATGTGTAATGTTCCACAATGCAGTAAAACCAAAGGCTCGATTCACCATGTGGTTGCAACTCCAGAATCGATTAATGACCATGGATAGACTAGACAAATGGGGTATGCAAGTGGACCTGCAATGTGTACTTTGTTCCAAGCATAATGAGACTCGAGATCATTTGTTTTTGCACTGTGAGTATTCCCTTTTCGTGTGGCATAAGATCAAGCACTGGCTGCAACTCAACATGTTCATAAACACTAACTGGGAACAACATCTAAGGTGGGTGGTAGCAAGTTCCAAGGGCAAGACTCAAGCTGCCCAAATCTTCAGATTAGCTTATGCTGAGACTATTTATGCACTATGGATTGAGAGGAACCAACGGGTATTTGACAAGAAGACAAGACCATGGAGTATTGTTGCTAAGGAGATAGCTTATATGTGTAATGTTAGAGCCCCAGTATGCATTAGA
- the LOC132637381 gene encoding uncharacterized protein LOC132637381 — translation MSPYLFAISMEYLSRLLNELKKNKAFKFHPKCKKLGITHMCFADDLLLFSRGDSASVQALFHCFQIFSASSGLQANLGKSSISFGSVQVQEQELIKQQLGFSIGELPFKYLGILLTTKKLTFVRWIPLIEKIVAKITSWIAKKLSYAGKTQLVQSVLFGVQAYWSQLFVLPGKGCARQSQQVDLI, via the exons ATGTCTCCTTATTTGTTTGCAATTTCCATGGAATATCTAAGCCGGCTGTTGAATGAATTAAAAAAGAACAAGGCATTTAAGTTCCATCCTAAATGCAAGAAACTAGGAATTACTCACATGTGTTTTGCGGATGATCTTTTACTGTTTTCAAGGGGAGATAGCGCTTCAGTACAGGCACTGTTCCATTGCTTTCAAATATTCTCAGCCTCTTCTGGCTTACAAGCAAATCTGGGGAAGAGTAGTATTAGTTTTGGTAGTGTCCAAGTACAAGAACAAGAATTGATCAAGCAGCAACTTGGGTTTAGTATAGGGGAATTGCCTTTCAAGTATTTAGGAATTCTTCTTACTACCAAGAAACTGACCTTTGTCCGGTGGATACCTTTGATAGAGAAGATTGTGGCTAAAATCACTTCATGGATAGCTAAAAAGCTGTCATATGCAGGAAAAACTCAGTTAGTGCAATCAGTGCTTTTTGGTGTACAAGCTTATTGGTCACAGCTCTTTGTCCTCCCG GGGAAAGGGTGTGCTCGCCAATCTCAGCAGGTGGACTTAATTTGA
- the LOC132638348 gene encoding uncharacterized protein LOC132638348: protein MAQTSFGLLAAVLLLLLVVLAEGGPPKQMKVKCQDRKFPNCYHKDLFCPVTCPRTCIADCNSCQPICVPPPLPPPKPRSPMQVRCQDKKFPTCYHKSFPCPANCPRACVADCASCQPVCTVSPPLSPPLPPTPPSAGGKRVSCKNKLYPQCYRQEFQCPSDCPDTCEVDCVTCSPVCDCNKPGAVCQDPRFIGADGLTFYFHGKKDDDFCLVTDSNLHINAHFIGRRNENMKRDFTWVQSLGILFKNHKLFIGAKNTSTWNDALDRLDLAYDGQSIILPNREGTKWEPISSTQGVSITRNRDTNSVLIDVEGNFQIKARVVPITEKDSRIHNYGITEENCFAHLDLSFKFYSLSGKVNGVLGQTYGSNYVSRVKMGIDMPVLGGEKEFSSSGIFSTDCAVSRFSGTYQLDHGSKEDIEYADLKCASGMDGKGVVCKR, encoded by the exons ATGGCTCAAACCAGTTTTGGGCTTCTCGCCGCcgtcctcctcctcctcctggTGGTTTTGGCCGAGGGTGGACCTCCTAAACAGATGAAAGTGAAATGCCAAGACAGGAAATTCCCCAATTGTTATCACAAAGACCTTTTTTGTCCTGTCACATGTCCACGTACATGTATAGCTGATTGTAACTCATGTCAGCCTATTTGTGTTCCTCCACCACTTCCACCACCAAAACCACGTTCACCTATGCAAGTGAGATGCCAAGACAAGAAATTCCCAACTTGTTATCACAAAAGCTTTCCATGCCCCGCCAATTGCCCCCGTGCATGTGTAGCTGATTGTGCCTCATGTCAACCTGTTTGTACTGTTTCACCACCACTATCCCCTCCATTGCCTCCCACTCCTCCTTCTGCAGGCGGAAAGAGAGTCTCTTGCAAGAATAAGTTGTACCCTCAATGCTATCGCCAGGAGTTTCAATGCCCTAGTGATTGTCCGGATACTTGTGAAGTTGATTGTGTCACTTGTAGTCCTGTTTGCG ACTGCAATAAGCCAGGGGCAGTTTGCCAAGATCCAAGATTCATAGGCGCTGATGGACTTACTTTCTACTTCCATGGCAAAAAAGATGATGATTTTTGCTTAGTGACCGATTCCAATCTTCACATCAACGCTCATTTCATCGGTAGGAGAAACGAAAACATGAAGAGAGACTTTACTTGGGTACAATCTCTTGGAATTCTCTTTAAGAATCATAAGTTGTTTATTGGTGCCAAAAATACATCAACATGGAACGATGCATTGGATCGCCTAGACTTAGCCTACGATGGACAATCAATTATCCTTCCTAATCGTGAAGGGACCAAGTGGGAACCAATTTCAAGTACTCAAGGAGTCTCAATTACACGAAATCGCGATACTAATTCTGTTTTAATCGACGTGGAAGGGAATTTCCAGATAAAAGCTAGAGTGGTACCGATTACTGAAAAAGACTCAAGAATTCATAATTATGGTATCACAGAGGAAAATTGCTTTGCTCATTTAGATTTGAGCTTTAAGTTCTATTCTTTGAGTGGGAAGGTAAATGGAGTTTTGGGACAAACTTATGGGAGTAATTATGTGAGTAGAGTGAAGATGGGAATTGACATGCCAGTTTTGGGTGGGGAGAAAGAATTCTCCTCCTCAGGTATTTTCTCCACTGATTGTGCTGTTTCAAGATTCAGTGGCACTTATCAACTTGATCATGGCAGTAAAGAAGACATTGAGTATGCTGACTTGAAGTGTGCAAGTGGTATGGATGGAAAGGGAGTTGTTTGCAAGAGATGA